In Planctomycetia bacterium, the genomic stretch GAGTACGAACGTGATCGATGCGCGTTCGATGATTGGCAGGTACGTGGCCCAGCCTTGGCCGCTTTCCCCGGCAGTGATCGCCGCGCTGAGATCGTAGCCCACGGCTTGCGCGAGCATCCGGCCGTGCGTCCAGAGCGTGCCGCCGGTCCAGCCGTCGATCAGCCAGTGCATGATGTACATCGTCAGCGGGTTCATGCCCACGACGACGAACGGGAACGCGCAGCGTTTGAAGCCCAGGCCGTCGATTAGCCACACGAACGCCGCGAGTCCCCACAGTACCCAGCCGGTGCTGAAGATCGCCCAGGTTGGCGTCCAGATCTTCTTGACGATCGGGCAGAACGTCCACTGCAGGCCGTCGCCGGGCCAGATAGTGCCGTCGAGGACCATACCGATGGCCAGGCAAATCGCGCCGACCTGCAGCAAGCGAATCGCCTTGCGGCCGACCGAGTCCAGGCCGCGCAGATATTCGCCGGTCATCACGCCGAAGATCGTCGTCGCCATCGACGGCACGAAGCTCAATGTCTGGTAACCGCCGCCGTTGAATTGAAACGGCTCCGACCGTGGAAACAGATTCAGCAGCCAGCGGTCCGACATCCCGGCCGGGTTGATGTGCTTATTCCATTGCTGGGCGATGTTGGCCCAGAATTCCGAGTGGAAGGGATAGACCTGGTCGCCGTGCGTCACGCCTTCGACCGCCAGCGGGAATTGCTGCCAATCGTCCGGGATGCCCTCGGGAATGGGATTCGGCAACGACGTGAAATAGAACCAGGCCCAATAGCCGGCCAGAATCGCGAGCGCCGCGGCGAGCTGCGCTTTGAGACCACGGCCGAGCGTCAG encodes the following:
- a CDS encoding DUF5009 domain-containing protein — encoded protein: MSTVPPQEPERLLSLDAFRGFVMLAMVSDGLGLSNVAEHFPDSRVWQWLAYQFSHVEYTGCALWDLIQPSFMFIVGVAMPYSYAKRLARGDSLAVTARHVLWRAIFLTLLGVFLRSNGHEQTRFTFEDVVSQLGLGYAFVYLTLGRGLKAQLAAALAILAGYWAWFYFTSLPNPIPEGIPDDWQQFPLAVEGVTHGDQVYPFHSEFWANIAQQWNKHINPAGMSDRWLLNLFPRSEPFQFNGGGYQTLSFVPSMATTIFGVMTGEYLRGLDSVGRKAIRLLQVGAICLAIGMVLDGTIWPGDGLQWTFCPIVKKIWTPTWAIFSTGWVLWGLAAFVWLIDGLGFKRCAFPFVVVGMNPLTMYIMHWLIDGWTGGTLWTHGRMLAQAVGYDLSAAITAGESGQGWATYLPIIERASITFVLWLICLWMYRRKIFIRI